The genomic window TTGATGCACGAGGTGTGGCTCTCAATTACACGTATGATTCATTCAATCGAATTATAGCTGTTTCCGGTCCGCATCCGGATTCTTCGGTGGTTTATGAATACGATACGGCGCCAAATGGGAGAGGTCGTGTGGCAAGAGTTCAAGATGCCACTGGATCTACGGCGTTCGAATATGATATTCGAGGAAGAACCGTGAAATCGACCAAGCAAATCGATGATTTGATCTTTGTCGAAAAGGCAGCTTTCGACTCGCTAGATAGAGTTCAAGATTTTACGTATCCCGATGGTTCTATCATCCACAATCGATATTCAAAGGCTGGATACTTGACTGGTATTACGATGGATGTACCGGATCACGGTAGTTTTGGATATCCAATCGTTTCTTATGAGGGGCCGATTACCGATGGAGCTGGAGAAATTCAAATTCTTAGAAAATTAGGAAATGGTGTCCAAACCGCTATCAATGTAGACCCACTTTTTAAACGAGTTAAGGAATATAAGACAACTCTCCCGAACGCATTTGAACAGGAAAACATAGCCTATGACTACGATCCATCTGGAAACATATCCCAAATCACTGATCGAAACCGGCCGGACCGTAGCCAGACTTTTGTTTATGACAATTTTCATCGGGTAACTCAAGCAACCGGCAAATATGGAACAGAAAATTATCAATATTCATCAAACGGAAATTTAACCCGAAAAGGGAGCGCAACTTTTCAATATACAAATTCCAGTCATACCCAAGCTGTTACTTCAATGAATTCTCCTAGTACGGGAACGCTTACTTATACTTACGATCCCGCCGGGAATATGATTTCAAGAAAGGGAGATACCTTGAGTTATAACGATATTGGAAAACTCTCGGCATATCAATCTTCTTCTTTAGGAAACACTTTCAACAGCTATGATTATAGTGGAAGTCGGGTAAAGCGAACTGAAGATATAAAGGGAACTGTTCTTTTTCAATTAGACGGATCTTATGAAGTATTGCGAACGCCTGGAAACGGTGAAACACACACATTGTATATTAAAGGGACTTCGGGTGAAAACGTAGCTCAATTTTCTCGAGATGACGCCACTTTAATTAGTTCCATCGAAACATTCGATTGGAATCAAGTGGCTTTAAACAAAATTCGTGAAATTAAAAACAAAACGATTTCCGGTCTTCTTGCATTGATGATCAATATTGGAAATCACCCTGATGATTTTAATAAATCAATCTTAGGCTTGTTAGTCTTAGTATGTGTCGGACTTCCTTTATTTTTATCGGGAACGAATTCGATTATTTCCAAACCTAAGTGGATAGTGCGAGTTACACCAATCCTATTGATATCATTTGGTTCCTTTGCTGGCGGGTGTTCCGGAATCCTTTCTGGGGGTGGAAGCGGAACGCCTCCTTGGGCTATTTTTGCAAGTGGAATTCCTGCAACAGTCCCTTCAATTAATTCTCCGTCTGCAAGTAGTGGAGGTTTCGGAGGTATAGGCGGATTGACAGTTCCAGGAATGTATTTTTATCATCCGGATCATTTGGGCAGTGCGTCCATGCTTACTGATGGAAGTGGAAATCCTATTTCCGGCGGTGAAATGCCCGGTTCAAGTCACGTATCTTACAAACCTTATGGAGAAATATTGAGAACTGATTCGGCAGGCCCCGATATTTTCCGTTACAAATATACTGGGCAAGAAGAAGAATCATATACTGGCCTTTATAATTATGGGGCGCGCTATTATGATCCTGAATTAGGAAGATTTATTCAAGCGGATACAGTTGCATCTGGAAATATTCAATCCGGAATGAATCGCTATATGTATGTGGAAGGGAGTCCAACTAACTTCGTAGATCCAAGTGGTCACAACAAATTCATTCATATGTTCAATCAGATTGTTCGAAATATGATTGGAGCCGACAACAAGGAGATGATTTCGAATATTAAAAAGGATGTTGTGAAAGCATTTGCAAATTCTGATAATCCTTTATTTTCATTGGCGGGCAATTCATTTATAAAATCTCAAAATAAGAAACATATCCGAGAGGCAAAGAGACAACAGTTTATTAATACTGGGATAGCAGTTGTCATTGCCATTGGCAGTTTTGGTGCAGGTACTGCGCTCGCGCTAAATAGTTGGGTTTTTTCAAGCCTTGCATTTGGTGTCTTAGCCGTTACAAGTGCAGGATATGCAATTGGATCGACTATAGGATATGTGGCAGGAGGCATGCTTGGGGGTCCAGATCGGAATAGCGGGAATGCGCGCTGGGATGAGAGAGGTGCCTTAGAAGGTGCCTATATAGGAGGCATATTGGGGGCTGCATATGGATTTTATGTTGGTATGGATGCTGTAAAGGCGACTTTATTTGCGAAACCAGAAACAATGGAGGCAGGCGAATTTATGTTTGGCAAAGAAGGAGAATCGGAGTGGATGTTTTCAGAAAATTTTAGACCAAGTGCTTTTAAAGGTTATAGCTATGGGTTAAAAGGATACTACTATGCGAATAACGCAATTAACGGAGATTCAAACGCAGGACCAGATTTTATTCTTGCTACAATTACAATGCACAGTTCAATCCCAGTAATTTCGTATACAAATTACCTTCATGCGAGCGAAAAATATAATAATATCAGAAAGATGCCTTTTAAAGAAAATTCTCGATCGAGATAAGAAGTGTTATGGAAACATTAATTCATAATAAGAGTTCACTTGTTTTAATATTTTCACTGTGGATATGGGGTTGCAATACTCATTATACGTATTATACAGGCTATCATCCTTACTTAAGTGAAACTATCTGTAAGGTTGATTTAAATTTGAATGGACTTAGTTCTAATGAGATTCAAAAAATAAATCTTTACCTTAAGATTCCCCCTCGTATTGAATGGGCGAAAAATATGAATTCAGAAACTTATGCTGAAGATGAAAATAATATTTATTATTTTTTAAATCAAGACTGCCAATCTATGGAATCATCTAACTTAAGATGCCAACATGAATATGAGATAGGGTGCGATAAACAATCTTTAAGGATTGAAATAATCAGTATAAAAAATATAAAATTAATAAATGAACAAACATTAGATTTTAGAAAAAATAAAAAAGCAATAATTTATCTTAAAGGGAAAGGTGATATAATTGAAATACTTTATAAATAATATTCTAATTTCTCTATGTGCATTATTAGTAAATTGTTATATACACGATATAGGATTGTATACTGAGTTTGTTCCAATTGACAACGTGAATAATTCATTTATTATTCTTAAAATCGTAAGTTCAAAATATTCTAATACCCAACTGGAATTTCAAACCATTGTTACATTGGAAGAAAATAAGGCAGATTTTTATACTAAGAAAATAAACATATATCCAATACCATATCCGGCCCAAATGAAGGCAAAAAAATATGATAACTTTATGGACGGAAAAGACTACAGGGCTATTTCCAACTGTAATAACATATTTCCTTTTCCTGTCGGGCAACATTATTTCCAATTAAAAATATATCCTAATCAATCAAAATCGAAGATGAATCAAATCTTTGGAATGGGATTTTATACGAACTTAAAAAAAGATGAGAGTTACTTGTTAGAATATAATTCTGAAAATCAAGCATTGGATCAAAAAACCATCCAAACTCCAAAAAACATTCGGAGCTCATTATG from Leptospira stimsonii includes these protein-coding regions:
- a CDS encoding RHS repeat-associated core domain-containing protein is translated as MDYLYNGPDGRLSQINHPDGKVETISEIGFIKTVVIQSGGVEIHREKVSLNNLGQTTSKEIQNTQSFSYAYDPAGRLSQITDPAGDTTQFYYDLVGRKIKQTDQNSGAILYSYDAVGNLTQAIDARGVALNYTYDSFNRIIAVSGPHPDSSVVYEYDTAPNGRGRVARVQDATGSTAFEYDIRGRTVKSTKQIDDLIFVEKAAFDSLDRVQDFTYPDGSIIHNRYSKAGYLTGITMDVPDHGSFGYPIVSYEGPITDGAGEIQILRKLGNGVQTAINVDPLFKRVKEYKTTLPNAFEQENIAYDYDPSGNISQITDRNRPDRSQTFVYDNFHRVTQATGKYGTENYQYSSNGNLTRKGSATFQYTNSSHTQAVTSMNSPSTGTLTYTYDPAGNMISRKGDTLSYNDIGKLSAYQSSSLGNTFNSYDYSGSRVKRTEDIKGTVLFQLDGSYEVLRTPGNGETHTLYIKGTSGENVAQFSRDDATLISSIETFDWNQVALNKIREIKNKTISGLLALMINIGNHPDDFNKSILGLLVLVCVGLPLFLSGTNSIISKPKWIVRVTPILLISFGSFAGGCSGILSGGGSGTPPWAIFASGIPATVPSINSPSASSGGFGGIGGLTVPGMYFYHPDHLGSASMLTDGSGNPISGGEMPGSSHVSYKPYGEILRTDSAGPDIFRYKYTGQEEESYTGLYNYGARYYDPELGRFIQADTVASGNIQSGMNRYMYVEGSPTNFVDPSGHNKFIHMFNQIVRNMIGADNKEMISNIKKDVVKAFANSDNPLFSLAGNSFIKSQNKKHIREAKRQQFINTGIAVVIAIGSFGAGTALALNSWVFSSLAFGVLAVTSAGYAIGSTIGYVAGGMLGGPDRNSGNARWDERGALEGAYIGGILGAAYGFYVGMDAVKATLFAKPETMEAGEFMFGKEGESEWMFSENFRPSAFKGYSYGLKGYYYANNAINGDSNAGPDFILATITMHSSIPVISYTNYLHASEKYNNIRKMPFKENSRSR